Proteins from one Candidatus Omnitrophota bacterium genomic window:
- the panB gene encoding 3-methyl-2-oxobutanoate hydroxymethyltransferase: protein MTQVTVQQIRSAKRRGKKLVMLTAYDYPMAKAIDEAGVDLVLVGDSLAMVVLGFETTAPVSVEEMLHHAKAARRGVSRALLIGDMPLAAFGSTPSTAVRNAKRFLVEAGCDAVKIEWKPSMDQTARAMVDAGMAVMGHVGLTPQTAAAEGGFGMRGKDAASAARIIAQAEALERAGCFAMVLECVPDEVARQITKRLKIPTIGIGSGPHCDGQVVVTYDLLGLFDRFTPKFVKQYAHLGDVIRQATSAFVGDVRAGRFPGKEQTRTMAPDEFKKLKQRLS from the coding sequence ATGACCCAGGTCACGGTTCAGCAGATTCGATCGGCAAAGCGGCGTGGCAAAAAGCTGGTCATGCTGACGGCCTACGATTATCCTATGGCCAAGGCGATCGATGAGGCTGGGGTTGATCTCGTGCTCGTCGGCGATTCGCTGGCCATGGTGGTGCTGGGCTTCGAGACGACAGCGCCTGTCAGCGTTGAGGAGATGCTGCACCACGCCAAGGCGGCTCGTCGCGGGGTCAGTCGCGCCCTGCTGATTGGGGACATGCCGCTGGCGGCCTTCGGCAGCACGCCATCCACCGCCGTGCGCAATGCCAAACGCTTTCTGGTTGAGGCGGGTTGCGATGCCGTCAAAATTGAATGGAAGCCAAGCATGGATCAGACGGCGCGCGCCATGGTCGATGCCGGCATGGCCGTGATGGGCCATGTTGGCTTGACTCCACAAACCGCTGCCGCGGAAGGCGGCTTCGGCATGCGGGGCAAAGATGCGGCCTCAGCGGCCCGAATTATCGCGCAGGCCGAGGCACTTGAGCGCGCCGGATGCTTTGCCATGGTGCTGGAATGCGTGCCGGATGAAGTGGCCCGGCAGATCACGAAGCGCTTGAAGATCCCCACGATCGGCATCGGCTCTGGGCCGCACTGCGATGGTCAAGTGGTGGTCACCTATGATCTGCTCGGCTTGTTTGATCGCTTTACGCCGAAGTTCGTCAAGCAGTATGCGCATCTGGGCGATGTCATCCGGCAGGCCACCTCGGCGTTCGTCGGCGATGTGAGAGCCGGCCGGTTTCCTGGAAAAGAACAGACGCGAACGATGGCTCCAGATGAATTCAAAAAACTCAAGCAACGGCTCTCGTAG
- the hemC gene encoding hydroxymethylbilane synthase: MRQTEMAQAALSSRHAQRRFEVRAIATRADQRPTASLAAMGGEGIFVKELEAALLNHEIDCAVHSLKDLPLALPAGLTIAAVPARADARDAFISRAGESLATLPAQSRIGTSSLRRQSQLLKFRQDLQMAEIRGNVDTRLRKLDEGRYDAIVVASAGLIRLGLAERITEYLGFDVMLPEPGQGALAIEARTDDIELLTLLSTLEDSTTRACVEAERALLGALGGGCHVPIAAYAKLEGKELRLEAAVVSPDGREQARGVMSGSVAQPAALGKALAKELERQGAHRLLEKTERP; this comes from the coding sequence ATGCGCCAAACCGAGATGGCGCAGGCCGCGCTATCGTCACGGCACGCCCAACGGCGCTTCGAGGTGCGCGCCATTGCCACGCGAGCGGATCAGCGGCCGACCGCGTCGCTCGCGGCCATGGGCGGGGAAGGGATCTTTGTCAAAGAACTTGAGGCGGCACTCCTCAACCATGAGATCGATTGCGCGGTCCATAGCCTCAAAGATCTGCCGCTCGCACTTCCAGCAGGGCTCACGATTGCCGCGGTGCCAGCACGCGCCGATGCACGGGATGCCTTCATTTCTCGCGCAGGAGAATCATTGGCGACATTGCCCGCGCAATCGCGCATTGGAACTTCGAGCCTTCGCCGGCAAAGCCAGCTGCTGAAGTTTCGCCAGGACCTGCAGATGGCTGAGATTCGCGGCAACGTCGACACGCGGCTGCGCAAGCTTGACGAAGGCCGGTATGACGCGATCGTGGTGGCCTCCGCCGGTCTCATCCGCCTGGGGCTGGCCGAACGCATCACTGAATATCTCGGGTTTGACGTGATGCTGCCTGAGCCTGGCCAAGGCGCGTTAGCCATTGAGGCGCGAACCGACGATATCGAACTCCTGACGTTGCTGAGTACGCTTGAAGATTCCACGACGCGCGCCTGCGTTGAGGCAGAACGAGCGCTCCTGGGCGCCTTAGGCGGCGGCTGCCACGTCCCCATCGCCGCCTATGCAAAATTGGAAGGCAAAGAATTAAGGCTAGAAGCTGCAGTCGTTTCCCCAGATGGACGCGAACAAGCGCGAGGCGTCATGAGCGGGTCGGTCGCTCAACCAGCAGCTTTGGGGAAGGCGTTAGCGAAAGAATTGGAACGGCAAGGAGCGCATCGACTCCTTGAGAAAACCGAGCGCCCGTAG
- a CDS encoding bifunctional precorrin-2 dehydrogenase/sirohydrochlorin ferrochelatase, whose protein sequence is MCSAGCYMPHLCSSRPSECLMQPKAYYPLFADVHGRRCVVIGGGKVAQRKVTALLQYGAAITLISPTLTKPLKHYAQRKLICHVSRRFRPSDLRGAWLVYAATDDETINRSVYRASQRRRIFTNVVDQTPLCSFIAPAIFRRGPLTIAVSTGGASPSLAKKLRSELGTLIGKEYVPMVKLLTNLRGAAKRKLPQYGDRRIFFDRLVHGRVFTLVRQGHYQRARDEALALLNREAALKRT, encoded by the coding sequence ATGTGCTCCGCTGGATGCTACATGCCGCATCTGTGCTCCAGCAGGCCATCCGAATGCCTGATGCAGCCGAAGGCGTATTACCCGCTGTTCGCCGACGTGCACGGCCGGCGATGCGTCGTCATCGGGGGAGGAAAGGTCGCGCAGCGAAAGGTGACCGCCTTGTTGCAGTATGGGGCGGCCATTACCCTGATTAGCCCAACGCTGACAAAGCCGCTCAAGCATTATGCCCAGCGGAAGCTCATTTGTCATGTCAGCCGCCGGTTCCGCCCGTCGGATCTCCGTGGGGCGTGGCTGGTGTACGCCGCGACCGATGATGAGACCATCAACCGGTCGGTCTACCGCGCTTCGCAGCGGCGAAGGATTTTCACCAACGTGGTCGACCAAACCCCCTTGTGTTCGTTCATTGCGCCGGCGATCTTTCGCCGAGGACCGCTGACGATTGCGGTGAGCACCGGCGGGGCGAGCCCGTCACTGGCCAAAAAACTCCGCTCAGAGCTCGGAACGCTCATCGGCAAAGAGTATGTGCCGATGGTGAAATTGCTGACGAACCTCCGAGGCGCGGCTAAGCGGAAGTTGCCGCAGTATGGCGACCGCAGAATCTTCTTTGACCGGCTCGTGCATGGCCGTGTTTTTACGCTCGTGCGGCAGGGCCACTATCAGCGAGCGCGCGATGAAGCGCTGGCCCTCCTGAACCGCGAAGCGGCGTTGAAACGAACGTGA